From Candidatus Thermoplasmatota archaeon:
AAATTTTGTACAAAGCTGGCAGAAAAACCAAGGATTCTCTATCTGTTGTTCTGACATAGCACTTCTCTTGTTTTTTTGAAGAAACTTTTTTATCGCAGTTAACGCTTGTATATTCCCCATCTTAACAAAAATAAATATGTATATTACTATATAAATATTTTTATTCTGAAATTAATATTCTATATTTTTGAAAAGATACACCTCTTATAAGGAGGAGCAGCTAATCAAAAAAGGAGAAAATAGAATAAGATTTAGGATAAAAAGTAGGTCGTTCCATCCTGTTTGATATAAAATATCATATCTCCATAAGTTATCTCCCAGTCAGGATAATATGGAGAGTTACCCAGATACTTTAGTTTTATAGATAAACGTGTTGGTTCTGGATCAAAACCATTTTCTTCTAAAAAGTGATACGCTCGCATACGTGCATCAAATTCGTTGATGGGAAGATACGTCATTAGCTGGCTAGTCCATGTTGCTTCTTTGAAGTGGCCATCAACTGCATCAATCAGGATAACGACCATGGTTGCGTCGTTTGTAGAGTACTGCTTTTTGGATTCGCGATTTTCTTTAGCATATGTTATCTCTTTAATAAATGGAACTGCATAATACGCATTTCCCTGTGTACTATGAATATACAGAGGCGATCCTGGTTTTGTTTGTTGGAAGATCTGTGCAAATTCTTGATCATAGGGAAGTAGTTGTTCAGATACTCCGAGAAGTGCTGCTCGGACAACCCAGTCATTTGCTACTCGTTTAATAAAATCCGGTAGTTTATTTTGCTGTTTTCCCTGCAGAACAGCAAGAAATCTTTGTTGTTCAGCTGTAAATCGTTTCGGTGACTCAGTCAAGTGAAGAACCATTGACTGATCATCAAGTGGTGGTTCGCAGATGGCGACGTATTTTCCATGATAGGTATCGTTCGAAGATACTGGAAGATAATACGTCTGGATCCATTCGTTTATAGTTTTATAGGTATTTGCTCCGATGCCTGTCGGCAGAGGATCATTCACCCAGAATCCATAAATGGTAAGTTCACTTGGGAGAGGATAGGTATATCGATCGGTATGAATACCCCGAACTGCCATCCAGTTGCGATAATCTCCATATGCTGGTACCAGAGCTGGGACATGCAGTGGATGTCCTGGTTTTGAGCCGCCGTAGGTGCCGATAGTGTAGTTGATCCAAGTGCAGATTTGTTTGAGCATGATGTTTTGATCATTATTTGCGTATTTGTTGAAGTTGTATCCATAGGTGGTGTAGGGGAGGGGGCGGTAGGTTTGGAGGAGTTTCCATACTGCATTGGCGTCAAGGTAGGGTGTAGTTTGGTCAGTGTTGTTTGCGTGTCCTATGGTATAGAGCCATTGTTGATCTGAAAATGTTAATGGTGGTTCACTAGGGTTCTCTGTTTGGTTCCACCACATGTAATTAAGGGTCATTTGGGCAACTGCCGGCCCGCACATTTTATTAAAATCAGGTCCTTCTGCTTGGTACATCGGATATTCTTTTATATCAAGATAAAATTCATTGAGGATGAGATCAACGCTGACGATACCAGCATCGATTTCACTTTGAATGATCGTGTGCTCGGTTACATTTATCCAATGAACTGAATCCTTACAGATAAATCGAAGTGTATCTCCACTAGCTACATCAGTAGCCAATCCCATATTGAGAATAAGCGTATATTCGTTGTTATTAAGACCTCCAATGGTTGGCGTCCATTCTGTAGTGGTATTTAAATTCCGAATGAAGAGCACAGGGTTTTGTTGTGGGGTGGTTCCATCACGTTTAAAGACGTATCCGTGGATAGTAATGGTTTGATCTAGTGTTTGTACACAGCTTGGTGGTCCAAATGAAGTCTCGATAGAGTCCATATTTCGTGCTTTTACTGAATAACAGTAATTCGTAAGTTCTTTTAAATTCTGGAGTGTTAGTATCCCCCATTCTTCATCGGTTCTCCAGACCGCGAAAGTACTTGGGTTCCCTAGGGCATCAACATATTTCCCATTCCAGAATGGATCAGACAGCGATGAACATTGAATAGCAAATTGAGTTTGAATCGGATTGGCATTGGGAATCACATCAAGTTTTACCGTATGAGACGTTACATCACTAAGAATCGGGGCAGCAGGAACATTTGCCAAGGTTACCTTACCAGTTGTTGGACTATATGCTGTTTCTATTGCGTTTTGATTCCGTGCTTTCACCCGGAATTCGTAGAGTGTGTTTGGAGCTAGCCCAAGTGCAGTATCTGTCGTTGTTTGTATCCATTCATTGATCCCCCCATCACCACCAGGAGTGGTGGAGTCAAAAAACACTCCAGAAGATCCGACATTTAAATTTGTTAGAGTTCCTGTTGCCATAAGAGCGATTGAGTTGCTGGTGACTGTTCTAAAACTGATCCCGGCAGGTGTTTCAATATACGTTGCCGTCGTTGCCGGGGTTGAGAAGCTGCCCTCATTGGGTTGGCTAGCACTGTCACGAGCTTTTGTTTGATACGTATATGCAGTGTTTGCCACAAGACCGGTATCAGTATACGTCGTGCTCGTTTGCCAGCTGCTATCGGTGCCACCAGAGCCTCCTGAAACAAAATCAAAGAAGTATTGCACCGGAGGTGTACCATCGGTTGCTGTGGTTGCAGTCATGGTTATTGCAGAGGTGCTGAGTGGCGCGGGTGGAGAAGCCCAGGTCAATGGATTTGGTGTCGGTGGAGACGTGTCCGCTTGTACAACCGTGGCAGTTCCTTCATAGGGGAGATAGTTTTGTTTGGTCACGGTGACATACATAGTTCCGGGTGTGCTGGGATTTGGAGCAAAGGTGTAATCCCCATTTGAATCCGCGGTTGCAGTCATGTACACCTCATTTCCCTTCCAGAGACAGATGTATGCAGAGGGAACGTTGGTATCTACAAGAAACGTGGATGTTCCTGTTGGTAAGGTACTTGGATGAGAGACAGTAATGGATGACGGCGTTGCAGTCCATATCGGCATCGCTGGTTCTCCTAACAGGTTGAACTCCCATTCGCAATGCCGTTTCACGTTCTGATCTGGGCTAGAGGTTGAGAATTGGTGTTTTGCATAAATGATTGTTTCACCGAGAATATATTTATTTTGAGAGAAAAGCCCGTAGTACCAATCTCGAACAAGTTGTCCTGATAACGCTGCCGGCTGTCCTTGGTAATAATACCCAAGGCGAGTATTTCCATTGAATGCAAGCCCTGCTTTCATAGTGTTATACGTTACCCAATGTTCTGAGAAACAATCAGTATAATCCACGTAGTTGACAAGACAGGCAAGAGTGGAGACAATCGACATCTTATTCGTGTTCGTGAGTGCATCAATATTAGAACTATATAGTCCCCATCCATGATTGGTATACCCAGTACCCCACCAGCCATCATTCCCGTGATCTGCATGGGCGACAAGATGCTGACCTGCATTAAGGTAGTCTGTTACTGCGGTTTGATGATTCCCAGTGTAGCTATCATACACTTTGTTTTTTGTAAACTGTGCTGGGATATATCCAGCGATTGTCTCCATTAAAGATTCACAATGGGTCTGAGAATCAACATCAAAGCCGAAGAGACCGACCTTAAGAATATAATCGGTCATTGGTGGAGTCTTTTCATAGAATAAGATTTTATTGATGAACCGATTGACGCTGGTTGATCCCTCAGCGGTGACTCTACCGACAAAAACGTCATGAACCCAGTTATCATTAAAATCTGAATAGTACTGATCACTGGGTGTACTCGCATATTGAGGATATGACGGATCGGAATACCAAGTTTGGTATTGCATAGGAACTGTAGAAGGCTGTCCTGCCATCAGAAAATACATGGTTCCCCAGGTGTTATACGCATCAATGACAAAGTTGCGGATCTTCTGCTGATTGGTTGATCCAGTATAATTTGCATAAATACTCTCAGTCGTAACGATGATGTCTTTGAGCCCCCGCTTTGTATGCCATTCGGCAAGCGGAACCCAATACGAAGCTTGCGCATTCGAAGTGATGATCACATGCGCATATGGTCCACCAGATGGCAATGCCTGGGTTTGAGGATGACCCAGTGGTGCTTCTTGTAATTTAACATCTTCAGGATTAATCACCATATCTTTAATCATGTTTTCATAAGTTTTCCTGCCATTTTCAGAGACACTTCTCGACAGGTAAGAGTCACAAATGTATCCATCAAAACCGCTAATTGAAAATGTTAGAGAAGTATACAATGTGAGTTTCTTTTTAGCAGGGATATACTGCAACGGATGCAAATCAATAACTGCGATTCCCTGGCCAGCGAGATCTGTTTGATCAATAAAACTAACTATCTGTGATGGATACGGTTGATTTGATTTGTACACCGTCTGATCTGGTTCAACAAATGCCGATGTATCACAAGAACCGTCAGTTCGTCGTGGAGGTTGTGCTGGAAAAATAGTGTATGCTCCTTTAAGGTCTACACAGGAAGTATCAATAATGTGTACGTCGGTAGCAAGCATACCTGCAGGTAACGCTACTTTTATCTCTTTTGCAGGTAGCAGTGGTTTTCCAATTTCTGTAAAAAAAGTAGCATCGCTTAATGTTATAATGTCGTAGTCCATAATTTTGCTAATCTGCAGATCTTTTTCAGAAAAGGTTATTGTGAATGTTAGTTGAAAAGGATTAGGCGTTGTTGTTTTTTCTTGCTTTATACTAGATTGGACTGGTTGCATAGTAGAAACCAAAAAAAATACCAAACTAGCTATCGCTATTATCTTTAAATTATTTTTTTTCAGTATTTCTCATACCCCCTTAAAACGTTGTAGTACATATGTTACTTATTATTTATAGTTAACGCATATTACTTTTGTTATCAGGTACATAGGTTCTATAATGCTACTTAACATTATTTTAATTATCATTTTGTAAAAATTAATTTCACTTGAAAAATTCCTAATGGGCTCTCTTCTACTGTGTTTCATCTAGCAAATTAGGAGAAGATTTAAATTATAGGATGTGTATTACCTGGTGGAGGTATGTTAAATGGCCTATAACCATCAAGGATGGACATTATATACACGAGATGTGAATTTGAAAGGCGGACGACGACAAACAATCTATTTCTTTAGCAAAAAATCACCAAAAAGTGGTAAGCCCTGCGATTTACCAAATGGATACGCTGTTGGTGTTAACAAAAGAACAGGTCTTCCATACTTAAAAAAGAAATAATCAAAAATCAATTATTTCTTTTTTTCTTTTTTTTAATTTTTAGAATTTTTTAATTTGGTTAATATGTTCTCAGTACACATTTTCAGAAGATAGAAGAATGAGTTTATGATGGATACCAATTTGCCATTATTCTGCTACTACCTTGAATTTTTACGAGATGTTTCAGAATCCTTTTAGTTATGATTTTTTCTCATTTTGATATTTTGTCAGGATAGCTTTATATACAGATAACCATAGAATGTATCTAGTTAACATTTATCACGATATGTGGTCGTGAAATGCAATGAAACGAAAGTATCTTGGCTTTGCACTATTCTTGATTATCCTTGGAGTAAGTATAGAAATAACAATCTATGCTCAAGCAGAAAAAAATACTACAACTAGAGTAGTCGTTGGCAAAACTTCAGAATATCTGTATCAGAGCATCCAAGATGCAATCAACTATGCACCACCAGGATCAACGATTTACATCTCCTCAGGAATCTACAATGAAGCACTAATGATTACGAAGCCACTTACAATTATTGGAGAAAACAAAGATAATACCATTCTTGCTTCAACATCAGAAAAAAATTCCTATGCCTTGCAGGTAACAGCTAACACTGTCGTGATTAATCAACTTTCTATAACAAACCAAGGAACCGGACTGTATGCCACTGGAATCAAAATAACAGGTTCACATACACTTCTTGAACATTGCTCTTTCTATAACACACCTATCGGAATAGCTTTGTGGAGTTCAGATAATATTATCAGATCCTGTTCGTTTCAAAATTGCTCAGATGAAGGAATAGCTCTTCTCGGAAGTAACATTCAGCCTGTTACCAATAATCAGATACTAAATTGTGTTTTTATCAATAATTGCGATGGCATTGAACTCCAACATTCATTCAATACATATATATCAACATGTAGCTTTTTGATGAACACTCATGCAGGTATCGATTGTATTGGTACAGGAAATTCTAAAATAACAATCAACCAATGTATCTTCACCGAAAATCCTGTATTTGGTATCTATCTCTCAGGTTCATCTTATTGTGAAATCATATCATGTAGTTTTAAACAAAGCAATCTAAAGATTATTCGATCATTCAATACAATGATCTCCGCATGTACTTTTGATAAAGAACCAGAAACTTGCGAATCTGTTACTATGATGCATTGTACCTATTATGGCGAACCAAAATCAACTTTACCTGAGCAAAATTCAAAAAATTCTTTTGGATATCAGGAGAAAATTAACCAGTATTCATCACGACTGCCGTCAAAAATTATGTCAAAAATAAAAACTTTTATTCAAAGTATTCGTATTCGTTTACAACGTGTAACTATTTAATAGAAACAAGAGTTCAAAGTTGTCATAGCTCAGTTATTTTTCAAGTGGTATATCTACGTACCTCATATATGACGGATGTACACCATCTTCATATATTTTTTATTTCCCAAAAACCACCATCATGCAATTTTACAAAGTAACTATTTCCAAAAAAAGATAGTTAACGTTGTCCATTCAGGCGAAAAATCGAAGCAAAACTATATAAATAGTTAAACTTATAATTCTAGTACGATATCAATCAAGGAATAATCTTAAGAATTTCAGATTGCTGCTCACCACGTTTTTTGAAATTTTTATTTTTGTTCTCTACCTAATCATAAACATTCTTTGTGGTTAAACTGATATCTATTCAAACAAAAACAATTAACAATAACTTGGTGAAAAAAATGAATTGTGAAGAAACACAACTCTCAGAAATACTCATCCAACAAATGAAAAAACAAGGCTTCGAAGAACTGACAGCAATTCAAGAAAAATGCATCCCAGAAATTCTGCGAGGGCGAGACCTTGTTGGTCAAGCTGAAACCGGTTCTGGAAAGACGTTAGCTTTTAGCCTCCCCATACTTAATAATATACGAATTCGACAAGGAATACAAGCATTAATTCTCACCCCGACAAGAGAGCTTTGTGTCCAAGTAAGTACTGTTCTTGCAGAGTTTGGGAAAAAAATGGATATACACATTACAAGCATTTTTGGTGGCGTGAATATCGGCCCGCAAATTCAAAATCTCAGAACTTCTGAAATCGTTGTTGGAACACCTGGAAGAATCCTTGATCATGTCCGCAGAAAAACGATTGACCTCTCAAAAATAAATATTCTTGTTCTTGATGAAACCGATAAAATGTTCGAAATGGGATTCATTGACGATGTTGAAGAGATTATTAAATGGATTCCGAATCATCACCAAACACTCATGTTCAGTGCAACACTTTCCTCTGAAATACAAAGAATTATTCATCAGCATCTTCAACATCCATGTATTGTCAGAACACGGTCATACGTCGACCATCGTAAGTTGAAGCAGATTTATTATGACATTTATCCACAGAATAACAAATTTTCATTACTTGTTCATTTGTTAAAAAATAATACTTCTGGTCTTGCAATCGTTTTTTGTAGTACTCGCCGTGAATCCGATGTCGTTGCAAAAAACCTTCGTCATCATGGAATTAAAGTTTCAAAAATTCATGGTGGTATGGGCCAACAAAAACGGTTGCAATCCCTCACAGCTCTAAAAAATGAAAACGTTGATGTTCTTGTTGCAACAGACGTGGCCGCCCGAGGTCTGGACATCAAAAACGTGACGCACATCTATAATTATGATGTTCCAAAAACTGCAACAGAGTACGTCCATCGTATCGGGAGGACTGCACGCGCCGGTGCTTATGGATCTGCTATCACGTTGCTAACTGAAAGAGATTACGATAATTTTCGGAGAATTCAAAGCGACATCGATTTGAATATTGAACGAGCTGAGCTTCCTGATTTTAGAAAGGTTTCTTTCATCCGACAATTCGAAAAACAATTCTACTCTTCGGTGCAACGTCGTTCTTGTATACAATAACTTAAATTCTACTTCTTCGTAGTTTCAGCAGAACAAAAAGAAAAAAAGAAGGGTTGTATTATTTTTGTATAAAGAAAATCAGGATTAAAAGTCCTTCGACGTCGAGTGTTACCTGAGGAGCGTTTGCTGCTTCAGCGGTTGCATGGATGATTACCTTCCCAAGACCAATGAGCAGCAATCGTGTGTGAATACTATCGCCCGGAGATAATTCAGCAATACTTCCCTCATAGTGTTTTACCGGAGAAAACATGCTTTGGACATCAACGTTCCATGTAACGTCATAAGCAGGAACCGTGCCAATATTTTGAATAGTTAACGTTGGGAATATAATTCCATGGAGACTCATGTGTAGGGATGTAGCTTGGAGTCCATAGGTTCTAAAACACATATCCCAGGTGATATCATCGCTGTTAATTGGAGTATAAAAATTTTCTTTTTGAAGGTCAAATGCTGCTGACTGATTACTCCAATTATTTCCATCAAGCGATACCCATGCGCAACCTTGTTGGTATGATGCCGAATCGTTATTAGCCGCCCAAATATACCAGTTATCAGAAGTATTCTGTGTTGAACAGACAATATAATATGTTCTACTGATGTTTACCCAGAGATCAGGGATGTCAAATTCGACCCAAGAGAAATTTTGGGTTGGTATATCAACAGCATTAACGTTCGATTCAGCTAGATTTTCTCCTGAAAGTGCATCTCGAATAGCAACGTGGTAGGGGTAGGTCGTCGTCGTATTTTTTCCGATATATAGCTCTACTCGAGTGAGTATCTCTTTCTGAGGGATAAATGACTGCGCAACTTGAACATTAAAGGATACCTCGCCTAGGGATAATGTTCCAACTGGTACCAGAACACCAGGGATATAGGTTTCTTGTTTTTGATCAACTTCATCAGGATATTTGAGAGTTGGCTGAAGTTGCGGTTTTATCTGAATTGTTCGGTTTCCAAAAACAGGATATACTACTGCACAAAACAGCATACCCATTATTACTACTACAAGGATTTTTTTCATTTTTTCCTCCCTCTTTAAAACTTTCTTTATATCTATGAATCATCATATAGTATATAAATCATTGTAATGAAAATGATTTATTTTTTTATATACTAGTTAAAAATACCTTAAAAAAAATTTACAACACTTTTTATTCTTATTCATTACGATTTCGTTTAGCAATATTTTTTTTATAAAAGTTGAATAACTCTGTATCAATTGCATGCCATTGCATTGGCTGACGTGCCTGAAGATCACCATGGATTGGTATATCCCAAATTGATCTCTGTTGAGACATACCTATTTCTGATCCATAATAGACAATTATCGGCTGACCAAGTGAACATTGAAATTCAAATGCTTGTTTCAATTTTTCTTTGTCGTTGCCAACGGTAAAAAGAAACCGGTCCATATCATGATTATCAAGAAATGTTGGTAAGTAAAAATTTTTTGGGAATTGTTGATAATGACGTTGTAGTCTTTTAATAAAATATTTTTTGGGTATCTGACCGGTAAAAAAATGTTTGGTTAATTCTTGAAAACGAAAATCGAGAACCCCGTCAAGAACGTCGACATATTCTTGGAACAAACTATCAGATGCTGATCCTAAAAACCATTTCATATATCTATTGCGTACACGAAGTGTTTTCAACTCCTTTCTACGAATACCCATCATCCATGCCTCACCGATAAGAACAGCTGCAGGAAACTGTTGTTTGATTGTGCCTCTGAATTCTTTCCAAAAAGAACGAGCAGGCCCGATGACGTGATCCAAACGAAAACCATCAAATCCACATCGCAACCAATATACTGCAGCATCAATGACATGTTTCTTTGCTTGCGGATTATCTAGGTTCAACTTCGGAAGATCTTGAATGCTTAAAAAACAGAGATATTCATCAGGCCATTTGGAGAAATAGAACCAGTCTTGATATTCACTGTTCTTATGTATGTATGCATGCTGAAAAAAAGGATGTTCTCGGGAACAGTGGTTTGGAACAAAATCAGCGATAATATACATATGTCGATTGTGAATTTCTCGAATTAATTGTTTGATATCCTCAAGAGTTCCGAAATGGGAGTCAACCTGATAAAAATCTGTAATATGATAGCCATGGTACGCTGAGGTTTTATAAAACGGTGAAATCCACACAGTGTTGACACCAAGATTTTCTAAATAATCTAACTTTTTAACAATGCCC
This genomic window contains:
- a CDS encoding DEAD/DEAH box helicase, which produces MNCEETQLSEILIQQMKKQGFEELTAIQEKCIPEILRGRDLVGQAETGSGKTLAFSLPILNNIRIRQGIQALILTPTRELCVQVSTVLAEFGKKMDIHITSIFGGVNIGPQIQNLRTSEIVVGTPGRILDHVRRKTIDLSKINILVLDETDKMFEMGFIDDVEEIIKWIPNHHQTLMFSATLSSEIQRIIHQHLQHPCIVRTRSYVDHRKLKQIYYDIYPQNNKFSLLVHLLKNNTSGLAIVFCSTRRESDVVAKNLRHHGIKVSKIHGGMGQQKRLQSLTALKNENVDVLVATDVAARGLDIKNVTHIYNYDVPKTATEYVHRIGRTARAGAYGSAITLLTERDYDNFRRIQSDIDLNIERAELPDFRKVSFIRQFEKQFYSSVQRRSCIQ
- a CDS encoding right-handed parallel beta-helix repeat-containing protein; translated protein: MKRKYLGFALFLIILGVSIEITIYAQAEKNTTTRVVVGKTSEYLYQSIQDAINYAPPGSTIYISSGIYNEALMITKPLTIIGENKDNTILASTSEKNSYALQVTANTVVINQLSITNQGTGLYATGIKITGSHTLLEHCSFYNTPIGIALWSSDNIIRSCSFQNCSDEGIALLGSNIQPVTNNQILNCVFINNCDGIELQHSFNTYISTCSFLMNTHAGIDCIGTGNSKITINQCIFTENPVFGIYLSGSSYCEIISCSFKQSNLKIIRSFNTMISACTFDKEPETCESVTMMHCTYYGEPKSTLPEQNSKNSFGYQEKINQYSSRLPSKIMSKIKTFIQSIRIRLQRVTI
- a CDS encoding C25 family cysteine peptidase; the encoded protein is MDYDIITLSDATFFTEIGKPLLPAKEIKVALPAGMLATDVHIIDTSCVDLKGAYTIFPAQPPRRTDGSCDTSAFVEPDQTVYKSNQPYPSQIVSFIDQTDLAGQGIAVIDLHPLQYIPAKKKLTLYTSLTFSISGFDGYICDSYLSRSVSENGRKTYENMIKDMVINPEDVKLQEAPLGHPQTQALPSGGPYAHVIITSNAQASYWVPLAEWHTKRGLKDIIVTTESIYANYTGSTNQQKIRNFVIDAYNTWGTMYFLMAGQPSTVPMQYQTWYSDPSYPQYASTPSDQYYSDFNDNWVHDVFVGRVTAEGSTSVNRFINKILFYEKTPPMTDYILKVGLFGFDVDSQTHCESLMETIAGYIPAQFTKNKVYDSYTGNHQTAVTDYLNAGQHLVAHADHGNDGWWGTGYTNHGWGLYSSNIDALTNTNKMSIVSTLACLVNYVDYTDCFSEHWVTYNTMKAGLAFNGNTRLGYYYQGQPAALSGQLVRDWYYGLFSQNKYILGETIIYAKHQFSTSSPDQNVKRHCEWEFNLLGEPAMPIWTATPSSITVSHPSTLPTGTSTFLVDTNVPSAYICLWKGNEVYMTATADSNGDYTFAPNPSTPGTMYVTVTKQNYLPYEGTATVVQADTSPPTPNPLTWASPPAPLSTSAITMTATTATDGTPPVQYFFDFVSGGSGGTDSSWQTSTTYTDTGLVANTAYTYQTKARDSASQPNEGSFSTPATTATYIETPAGISFRTVTSNSIALMATGTLTNLNVGSSGVFFDSTTPGGDGGINEWIQTTTDTALGLAPNTLYEFRVKARNQNAIETAYSPTTGKVTLANVPAAPILSDVTSHTVKLDVIPNANPIQTQFAIQCSSLSDPFWNGKYVDALGNPSTFAVWRTDEEWGILTLQNLKELTNYCYSVKARNMDSIETSFGPPSCVQTLDQTITIHGYVFKRDGTTPQQNPVLFIRNLNTTTEWTPTIGGLNNNEYTLILNMGLATDVASGDTLRFICKDSVHWINVTEHTIIQSEIDAGIVSVDLILNEFYLDIKEYPMYQAEGPDFNKMCGPAVAQMTLNYMWWNQTENPSEPPLTFSDQQWLYTIGHANNTDQTTPYLDANAVWKLLQTYRPLPYTTYGYNFNKYANNDQNIMLKQICTWINYTIGTYGGSKPGHPLHVPALVPAYGDYRNWMAVRGIHTDRYTYPLPSELTIYGFWVNDPLPTGIGANTYKTINEWIQTYYLPVSSNDTYHGKYVAICEPPLDDQSMVLHLTESPKRFTAEQQRFLAVLQGKQQNKLPDFIKRVANDWVVRAALLGVSEQLLPYDQEFAQIFQQTKPGSPLYIHSTQGNAYYAVPFIKEITYAKENRESKKQYSTNDATMVVILIDAVDGHFKEATWTSQLMTYLPINEFDARMRAYHFLEENGFDPEPTRLSIKLKYLGNSPYYPDWEITYGDMIFYIKQDGTTYFLS
- a CDS encoding alpha-amylase family glycosyl hydrolase, translated to MQGVEWFQKSTIYHILIDRFAGYHSPEHAHQPVFIGGTLQGIVKKLDYLENLGVNTVWISPFYKTSAYHGYHITDFYQVDSHFGTLEDIKQLIREIHNRHMYIIADFVPNHCSREHPFFQHAYIHKNSEYQDWFYFSKWPDEYLCFLSIQDLPKLNLDNPQAKKHVIDAAVYWLRCGFDGFRLDHVIGPARSFWKEFRGTIKQQFPAAVLIGEAWMMGIRRKELKTLRVRNRYMKWFLGSASDSLFQEYVDVLDGVLDFRFQELTKHFFTGQIPKKYFIKRLQRHYQQFPKNFYLPTFLDNHDMDRFLFTVGNDKEKLKQAFEFQCSLGQPIIVYYGSEIGMSQQRSIWDIPIHGDLQARQPMQWHAIDTELFNFYKKNIAKRNRNE